Proteins encoded by one window of Thunnus thynnus chromosome 3, fThuThy2.1, whole genome shotgun sequence:
- the LOC137180289 gene encoding E3 ubiquitin-protein ligase TRIM39-like, with the protein MSTGSCLLSEDQFLCCICLDVFTDPVTTPCGHNFCKNCITEYWNVNVPCQCPMCKEIFNTRPELHVNTLFSEVVSQFRQEAQQKASSSSSEQQAAKPGEILCDVCTGTKLKALKSCLVCLTSYCETHLEPHLTMSGLKRHQLMDPVENLEGRMCMKHDKPLELFCKTDQTCVCMLCSVLDHKTHEFVPLKEEYEGKKAELEKTEAEIPQMIQKRRLKIQEIKHSVDLSKEDADREKAEGVQVFTALKESVERSLNELIETIEEKQRTTEKQAEDFIKELEQEISELMKRSSEVKQLSRSEDHLHLLQNFLSLKAALPTKDWTEVSVRPPSYEGTVMRAVTQLEETLSKEMKKLVEAELKRVQQYAVDVTLDPHTAHPKLILSDDGKQVNHGDVKKNLPNNPERFSSCVCVLGKQSFSSSRFYFEVQVEGKTDWALGVARESINRKGQITLRPQNGFWTIRLRNGDEYEACAGPAVSLSLKSRPQKVGVFVDYEEGLVSFYDVDAAALIYSFTGCSCTEKLYPYFCPCPNDGGKNSAPLIICPVNQTE; encoded by the coding sequence ATGTCTACTGGCAGCTGTCTGCTATctgaagatcagtttctgtgctgcatctgtctggatgtgttcactgatccagtcaccacaccatgtggacacaacttctgcaaaaactgcatcactgaaTACTGGAATGTTAATGTTCCTTGCCAGTGTCCCATGTGTAAAGAGATTTTTAACACAAGACCTGAGCTTCACGTCAACACATTGTTCTCTGAGGTTGTTTctcagttcagacaggaagctcaacagaaagccagcagcagcagctcagagcaacaagctgccaaaccaggagAAATTCTCTGTGACGTCTGTactggaaccaaactgaaggccctgaagtcctgtctggtgtgtctgacctcctactgtgagactcacctggagcctcatctgACAATGTCAGGCctgaaaagacatcagctgatggaccctgtggagaacctggagggcaggatgtgtatgaagcacgataaacctctggagctgttctgtaagaccgaccagacatgtgtctgcatgctctgctctgttttagaccacaagacacatgagtttgttcctctgaaagaagaatatgaaggaaagaaggcagagctggagaagacagaggctgaaattccgcagatgatccagaagagaCGACTGAAGATTCAAGAGATCAAACACTCAGTTGACCTCAGTAaggaagatgcagacagagagaaagcagaaggtgTTCAGGTCTTCACCGCTCTGAAGGAGTCTGTTGAGAGAAGCCTGAATGAGCTCATTGAGACGattgaagagaagcaaagaacgacagagaaacaggctgaagacttcatcaaagagctggaacaggaaatctctgagctgatgaagagaagctctgaggtgaagcagctctcacgctctgaagaccacctccacctcctccaaaacttcctgtccctgaaagctgctctacccaccaaagactggacagaggtcagcgtccgtccaccatcatatgaggggactgtgatgagagctgtgactcagctggaggagacgctcagtaaagagatgaagaagctggttgaggctgagctgaagagggtccagcagtatgcagtggatgtgactcttgatcctCATACAGCACATCCTaaactcatcctgtctgatgatgggAAACAAGTAAATCATGGTGATGTGAAGAAGAATCTCCCAAACAACCCAGAGAgattttcctcttgtgtttgtgttttaggaaagcagagtttctcttcaagcagattttactttgaggttcaggttGAAGGGAAGACTGACTGGGCTTTAGGAGTGGCCAGAGAGTCGATCAACAGGAAGGGACAAATCACACTGAGACCTCAGAATGGTTTCTGGACAATACGGTTGAGAAATGGAGATGAATACGAAGCTTGTGCTGGACCTGCAGTCAGTCTCTCTCTGAAGTCTCGGcctcagaaggtgggggtgtttgtggattatgaggagggtctggtctccttttatgacgtagatgctgcagctcttatctaCTCCTTTACTGGCTGCTCCTGCACTGAGAAACTCTACCCATACTTCTGTCCCTGTCCTAATGATGGTGGTAAAAACTCCGcccctctgatcatctgtcctgtcaatcaaactgagtAG